The following is a genomic window from Cygnus olor isolate bCygOlo1 chromosome 11, bCygOlo1.pri.v2, whole genome shotgun sequence.
GAGGGTGAGGAGCCCCAGCAGAGCAATGGGATTTGGGGGATGCTGACAAACTGCCACAGGGGGGAGAGAGCAGAGGGTTTAGAGGCCCTGTCAGAGCCGTGGGGGCGGCAGCCAGCCTTCCTACACCTGCACCAGCATTCGTAGGGGTGTTCAGCCCTTTGCCCGTTCTCCCCAGGGACCTACCTGCCAGGCAGGAGTTGAGCATGGAGACGCAGATGCCGGTGAGCAGGGCTCGCAGCACAACGGAGGCAAAGTCGCCCTTGCGGTGGGGAACAAGGGAGGCTGCGGGGACAAAGCAGAGAATAGGGCAGGTCAGATCCTTGCTCTGCTTCTGGCCCCAGTCAGGGACACAGAAGAGACATGTCCCAGGTCCCCATCTGGCTCTGCCATCCAGTGCCCTGCCCAACCACGCTGGTGTAACATCGTGTTTGGTGGTCCTGGCCATGGCCCAGCCAGTCTGCCCAGCCTATGGTGGGGGGTGTTGGCAGAGTGCCGTGCCCGCCCTGCACCCGTGAGGGATCAGTCAGAGCCCTTTGGGCTGGAGTCTCTGTTCCTTGCTTTGAACTTTGGATTTTGAACCTCTGTTCATGGCGGCACCTCAGCTTGTGGGACATGCAGGTGACCTTGCCCATGGTACGCTGCAAAATCATCTGTACCTCATGTAAGTCCCATTCCTTAGCTGCGTGCTATCAGAGACTGAACGCTGAGGCTTGAAGGCAGCAAATTCCTCCCGCCCATAGGTCCCATTGCCCCATGCCCAAGCCCCCAGGACATGGGTCACACTCACTCAGGCTTCCCAGTATGATCCCGATGGAGCTGAGGTTGGCGAATCCACAGAGTGCAAAGGTGCTGATGATCTCAGCACGCTCCTGGAGGGCACAAAGGCAGGGGACAGTCACCTCAGCCtagcagcagccccacagcaccctgtGCTGAGCACCGTGTTGTAGCTCCCAGCCCAGCTAGCTAAGTCCCCACCCCAATCCTTtctacttcagcttttttttggcagcaagGAGGCAAGGGAGGGACAGCCTGCCTGTGGAAGAGGTCAGGCTGGCACCATGGGGGAGGCCCTACAGCATCATGATCTGCCCTGCCGGAGAGCAGAACCAGTGGGACGTGACTTCAGTGGGTCCTTCAGGATGACCCCGAACCCAGTAGTGAGTGGACATTCAAGTCTAGTTGGCTGTAGGTGTCCTCCCATCCCCCTAACCATCACCCCCCTGCCAGGCCCCGTGCCctgtttcagctggctccatcACTGCCCCGTGCCCGGTGGGGTGGCAGTTGCCCTCACAGATATCCACTGCTTCTGGCCCCCGTTCCACTCCTCCAGGCCTTCCAGCCGATTCTTCTTGTATGTGGCCAGCTGCTGGTATGCCACGAACTCGTTCAGGAAGATCTTGATCCCCAGGAGCTCGGCCACCAGTGGTGAGTCTGCCCAGTCTGCCCCCATGAGAAAGGCCACGGGCATGAGGACGTAGGAGCAGACCATCTGGGAAGAGCGCGCCAGGAGGGAGCAACGTAGAGCTGAGCCTCTGTGTAGCCCCCAGCTTGGGCACCCGCTGCCAGCGTTTGCCAAGCACCAGCAAGGTGAACGCTAGGCAAGGAGGGGTCTCAGCAGTCTACTGAGGCAGCGGGCAAAGGTGGGGATGGGCAGGGGATTTGGGGATACCTGAAAGGAGAGGCCTTTGATGTCCACCATCTCCCCGAACCAGAGTAAGGCAGCATTGATGAACTCCAGCACCGCCAAGAAGGCAATGAGGTTGGCTGCGATGTTGGCCACGAGCCCCACCGAGGCAGCAGCCCCACTGCTAGCAGCTTCCAGGATGTTCTGCTCTTCCCTGGGAGAAAAAAGACCCAGACAGGCTCACATGGCCAGGCACCTCCAGTGTGAGGTTGGTCTTGCTCTGTGGATGTACTGTGCTGCACGCCACAGGGTCTCCCAACCTTCTGCCACCTGCAATACCCGAATTACTCCCGCAACTTCCCTGCTGTGGCAGGATGTGTGAGACCTCACTGCCCCATCCCTCTGCTCCCACTCACCCGCTGGAGATGTGGATGCTTTCTTTGCCCTTGAACTTGGACTCTTCCACTTCAGGGTAGACCAGTTTGGACATAGCGAGGGCACAGGGTGCAGCCATCACGGAGGCTGCAATCAGTGATGCTGCATCTATCTGCAACAGGCAGACCATGGGCTCAGGCGCTGCACCTCCATGCAAGGCTGCACAGGGCTGCCCCAAGACATGGCCAGCAAGGGCCAGCAACACCTGGAGCAGTGCAGGGCTCTCTGTTTACTCAGGGTCGGAAAGTGTCTCTGCATTTCCCATCTTGGCCATTGAGGATGTGTAGGTCTGGATGGAGACATTGCTGGAGCCGCAGCAATCATAACCTCAGAGATGTTAATCTGTTGTTGTCTGACTTAATCTTGATGATTTTtgtcccctccctgtccctttCTATCATTATCAGAGCAATAAGTTGTGCAACATTGTGAACTTCTACCCCCGACGAACAGCCAagctcccagcaggagcagcgtATTACCGTAACAGCCTTGTCTcacccctcccctgccctctgcGTGgcaatttctcatttctctgtcctttcaCCCTTGGCTCCCTCCTTAAGGAGCCTAATTAATGTTTAAATAGCAGTAGCTCAGCCAGAAGGTCAAGGGGAAGGTTTATTCCCCATTATGGAGCACTGATGAGGCCACATCTGGGCACCATGTCCATCTCTGAGACAATGATGAACCGGTGAGAGCATTCCCAGAGGGCTGCGGCACGGGACAGCCAAGGagatgctggaggagctgggcttgttcgGCTGGGAGAAAAGAGAGCTGAGCAAGTGGGAGCTGCAGTTCCCATGTACTTAAAAGGGGGCTGAAGGGAAGACACTTCCCAGAGGTGCCTGGTGAAAGGGTGAGAAGCACAGTACAGGTTGCTGTGGGGAAATTCCTGCtggacataaggaaaaaaatgttcccagTGAATTGGGGCATCCGTGGGGCAAACCAGAGAGGTGTGGGGGGGTGATGATAACCTGGATGAGCACCCTGCTCGGGCTTTGCCATTACCCAGTCTGGGCAAGAGGGTGGACCAGAGACCTCCAAAGGGGTCTTCCAGGTTAAATTATTCCCTGATTCAATGAGAAGATTTACCCTGATTGCTGTGGGAGGGTCCCTAGCAGAGCTCTGGGGTTTTGGCGAGGCCAGCAGAGGTGAGGTGAGACTGGGCATGGAGGCCCCTTGCCCCTTATGGAAGAGGACCACAGTGGGTCTTTTTCCCCCACAATCTGAGGGCAGTTCTGGCATGTCAGGACCCCTGAGCAGGGAAAACGTGGCTTATATCTGCCCATGCACTCACCCCAAAGGATATATAGGCTCCCATCACGCTGCCTGCAATGGTGGAAAAGCCCCCAGTCATCACAGCATGGATTTCTGAATAGGTCATGTCTGCAAGGTACGGGCGGATGAGCAGTGGGGCTTCGGTCTGTGTGAAAGAAAAGCCTCTGTTGTCACCATGCAGGGCTGTAGGTCTcctgggaagggaggagaagaccCTTCCTCTGGGGCAGGCTCAGCCGCAAGGACTGAGGAGCTAGATCTCCTGCCCAGAGCCTTACCTGTCCCACAAAAATGTTCCCCGCCACGCTCAGGGTCTCAGTAGGGGTGGTGCCCATTGAGATCTGAAGCAGCCAGGAGATCTGGGGAAAGACAAGGCCACTGTGTTCCCAAAGGCTCCTGACACCCTACCACCCACCCTGTGAAGCAGGGCACTGTTTGGTCCTCCAGCCTGCCCTTGCCAAGCTGCATGGTGGTGATCTCCAGAAGTGCCCAAAGACCAGCTAGCACCATCAACCCCAGGGCTGGGCTTTCTCAGGAAGATGTGCACAAAAGAGGGGTCCTGTGTCTATCATTTTAGCAGGACAAGTCAAACCAAATTAGTACCATCCCAATTTTCCAGGGACATCCACCAACTTTTCATTGTGGCTGCAGAAACCACCAGGTCCTTCTCTTTTCCACCACCATCACAGAGCTAGACACGAGGCCATACCTTCAGGATGAGCCACTGCATGGCACCGAGGTAATAGAGGATGGACATcacacagctgaagaaaacaacGATGGGCAGAGTCTGCAGACAAGACACCAGGGTGCAGGATTAAAGGGGAGTTGAGCAGCGCATCTAAGTACACTTGGGGACCAGGCTCCCCTGCCACATGGGCTGGGCATGGCATGATGTTGCATATTCAGCCCACACTATTGGGGTGCCACAACACTGGGCCAGGCCAGCAGGAGAGACAGGGACCAGTATAAATTCCCCATGGCTCTGAGGAGGTCCATGGGTGGGAACAAAGCTAAGGGAGACCCATCCTTGAGCTGGTTGAGCTCTGGACAAGGCCAGAAGAAAACcaggctctgcctctccctccccacatCCCATTCCCCAAGCTGACCTGAAAGGCAAAGACTTCTTCAACGAGCGTGTTCCCGAAGACAAAGACGGAGCCAGCTTTGGTGTAGCCCAGGAAGATCTGCAATTGGGGATGTCATATGGTAAGAGGGAGATCTCCATGAGCTCTTCCCCTGACGTCTGTCTTCTGCCTAGCAGGTGACTGCCCCCGCAATCCCACAGCTAGATTCATTGCCCCAGCAGATAAAGACGTGCCCCCGTGAAACTTAAGCTGGGGATAGTGGTGGGGTGTCCCTGAGGCACGGGGCACTACTCCAGCCTGCAAGGGACACTGTGCCAAAGGGCCTGGGCTGTGCCACAAAACCAGGAAAGAGCTGGCTTTTTTCCAGTCTCAACAAGAATGCTGGTGTGCattccctgctgctcctccagcccatGCCACGCTCAGCTCTACTTACTGGTCGCAAGGGGAGCTACCTGGAGGGCTTAAGCATGGGATGGGGTGAGCAGAAACAGTACCTGGATCTGGTCACCCAGCCACTGGAAAGCTTGGATGCCAGGGGTTGTTCGGAGGATGAAGAGTCCAATTAAGAATTCCAAGGCAAGACCCCAGAAAACAGCTCTCCAGGACACCTGGGGACCAAGAGTAGAATGAGGACCAAAGTGTTACCAAAGCCTACAGACTTACCTCTCTGGCTTCCTGCCCTTTCAGTGGCTCTTGGGTGATGGTCATGGGGATGCTATTTGTCAGAAATCCCCTCAGAAACCAGGTTGGTGATAGAGGAAGGAGACAAGTTGGTGGGAGTCAGGAAATGGCTGGTGAAATGTAACCTTCCAGGCTTGccagggaggagaagagcagTGGAGACCTTCTTGTGGTAGTACAGACCCCCTAGAGCAAAACTGCCTGTTCACTAACACTTTGGAGGAAGGGGATGGAGGGATTGCCCAAAACATTGAAAAGGGCTGGGTTGGAAACCCCTGGGACTTCAATCACTTCTGCCCCTCCACCCACAGGCACCTGAAGCTCAGGTACGGGTCTGGTGCTGGGTCTCTGGGTCTGCCCCAGTACGAAAGACATGGTGGAAAACAGGATGGGGGTACCACGGGGGAGCCCTGGGttgagcagcaggcaggagagcagtATGGTAGCCTTGGGGCTCCAGCCATccagcctgggctctgctccccaggctgtggccagctctgcccaggggcCCTGCTGGGCTTTTGCGTCCTCCAGGGAGCCTGTGGActtctcccctgctccagccatgGGCCATCAGGGGATGATAATGGGAAAGAAGCATTTGTTCCTCACATCCTCCTCAGCTCTCAGTGCTGGGTGGCCACCTCTTGTGAGGCCATGCCACACCTGAAACACATACTGCGCTGTGGTGCTTGGAGAAGatgaacagaaacagcaaaataaagcagaagccAGCTAATGAGATGAGCTGCTCTGGATTTCTGGCGGTGTCCAAAGCCAGCCACGTGACCAGGCCGCCCAGGAGGACCACGCTCAGCAGCCTGCAAAGTAAATCCCAG
Proteins encoded in this region:
- the LOC121076216 gene encoding sodium/nucleoside cotransporter 1-like isoform X2, with the translated sequence MEENQISLDNLEKGIDNPAFESLGEERLHEDHDGPPGGSKEERRGEGKGRVSSYCRKALQPASKAKRFCKAHAKTLRIVFWGILGAAYLCYLIAACWLNFQRALALLIITAVVVFFILWSLFKKHWGAKVSWRAVFWGLALEFLIGLFILRTTPGIQAFQWLGDQIQIFLGYTKAGSVFVFGNTLVEEVFAFQTLPIVVFFSCVMSILYYLGAMQWLILKISWLLQISMGTTPTETLSVAGNIFVGQTEAPLLIRPYLADMTYSEIHAVMTGGFSTIAGSVMGAYISFGIDAASLIAASVMAAPCALAMSKLVYPEVEESKFKGKESIHISSGEEQNILEAASSGAAASVGLVANIAANLIAFLAVLEFINAALLWFGEMVDIKGLSFQMVCSYVLMPVAFLMGADWADSPLVAELLGIKIFLNEFVAYQQLATYKKNRLEGLEEWNGGQKQWISERAEIISTFALCGFANLSSIGIILGSLTSLVPHRKGDFASVVLRALLTGICVSMLNSCLAGLMYVPKEVSDCVTFLSTANFTSTSYPIYTCCKQLFASTVLENGTLSFTGVWDGQAESVQCLMQCCGHYNHTSCTW
- the LOC121076216 gene encoding sodium/nucleoside cotransporter 1-like isoform X1 translates to MEENQISLDNLEKGIDNPAFESLGEERLHEDHDGPPGGSKEERRGEGKGRVSSYCRKALQPASKAKRFCKAHAKTLRIVFWGILGAAYLCYLIAACWLNFQRALALLIITAVVVFFILWSLFKKHWGAKVLLLLSPVQKCFQKSWPWLKWLLSVVLLGGLVTWLALDTARNPEQLISLAGFCFILLFLFIFSKHHSAVSWRAVFWGLALEFLIGLFILRTTPGIQAFQWLGDQIQIFLGYTKAGSVFVFGNTLVEEVFAFQTLPIVVFFSCVMSILYYLGAMQWLILKISWLLQISMGTTPTETLSVAGNIFVGQTEAPLLIRPYLADMTYSEIHAVMTGGFSTIAGSVMGAYISFGIDAASLIAASVMAAPCALAMSKLVYPEVEESKFKGKESIHISSGEEQNILEAASSGAAASVGLVANIAANLIAFLAVLEFINAALLWFGEMVDIKGLSFQMVCSYVLMPVAFLMGADWADSPLVAELLGIKIFLNEFVAYQQLATYKKNRLEGLEEWNGGQKQWISERAEIISTFALCGFANLSSIGIILGSLTSLVPHRKGDFASVVLRALLTGICVSMLNSCLAGLMYVPKEVSDCVTFLSTANFTSTSYPIYTCCKQLFASTVLENGTLSFTGVWDGQAESVQCLMQCCGHYNHTSCTW